DNA from Salvelinus namaycush isolate Seneca chromosome 6, SaNama_1.0, whole genome shotgun sequence:
CTTTGAGTGCAAAGACACATTTGTCTCAGAGCCTGAGTGCCACTGGTCTCCTTACGTAAATGACTTAGAACAAGAGTTCAGCTTCAAATGCCCCAATAACTATGTCCTCACTGGGGTGAACAGCTATCATTCCAACCCCCATGAGGACAGAAGGTGAGTAGACAACGTTTACCAGATCCTATGTTCAATTGGTTATTCCATCAAGTGCCActgaagtatttgaaagaaaacaagtaTTTGACAATCGTGACTgtgtgttatactatacatgtatGATTTCCATCACTGTGTCACAGGTGGAAGTTCTACTGCTGTCGAGTCAACAGCTACTGTAACCAGGACTGTCAGTGGACCCCCTACGTCAACTACTTTGATGAGGTCATCTCTTGGCAAGTCCCAGGCCTGAACTACCTAGTTGGGGCCGGAAGCTACCATTCAAATTATTATAAGTGAGTACAATGTGTGATGTAGGTCAGGGGAGCGATGTTTCAACAACAAGAATGTTTACCTCAAAATGTATTGTGTATTTTCAGAGACCGTCGTTGGAGATACCAGTACTGCACACGGAAGTCAAACTGCTGATATTACAGCTGATTATTGCATTCTTGACCCAAATGATGAGTAAAGATTGCCTACTACCTTCTTTCTTGTGTTTCATTGAATTCTTTCATTCATTAATGCATATTCACATTTAAAAATCAAGCCAGTCAGAAGtatactttttaaaatattttttaagaAAGACACCTTATGAAAATATAAACATGTTATTTGGAACATGTTTATATTATATAGGAACAACTTTTTTGGAAGGGTACTTAGCCTCAATTGAATTACTGGTTTAACAAAGAAGCTGCcttcactgacagtcactcagaGAGTCTGTACAACTCCAAATGTTCACACAGAGTTCACTGTAAGTAAATAACAATGGTTTAACCTTTTTCCAAgtgtgagaacacacacacacacacacaccacacaaacctCCAGCTCAACGCAGAATAATTCAcatgacacacagaaacacacacaactagatggagaacacacacagaaaaccAACCTGAGCCTGGAACACAGAGATCGTCTCCAGCTCCTTCTCCTTCTGATACATCTCCTGCTTCATGACATCTATCTGCTGTTGCTTAGCAGCCAGGGCCTTCTCTGCTGCATCCAGTCTGGTCTGCAGGTCTCCCACCTCCTTAGTGACCAGTGGCTGGAGGCCACACAGAGGGCAACGGTCAGATTCATCACCTTCACCATGCCATACCATTTTGACAAAGGACAAAACAGTGCAAAGTGCCAAACTAAAAAAAATTCTGTTTAACAGAGGCTAAGTAGTGTGGTCACCTCTCGGTTCTTGCTCTCTTGCTTCAACTCGTTGTAGTCCTCGAATAGCTTGGTGTAGGCATCCTTCAGCTGGGTCAGGTTAGTCCTGAGGAGGGGAGGGGCAACTGACTCATGATGACTAAGGAGTATTTAGATATAGAAACTCATGGCATTGACCAGTGGAAACTGATAGGGGGGGGTTCAAAAGAGGAGCAGGGAATTTCTGTCCCAAGACCCCACCCTAGGGAATGGCCCAATGACCAACAGTGTCAGGGGGAGTAGGCATATGTCTGAGTGAGAGTGTGCATGCTTGACTGTtgtcccacctctcctctccagccTTCCTCTGCTCTAGCTGGCTCTGGGCCTTCATGCTGTCCACCTGCAGCTTCAGTCTGTCATTCTCACTCTGTACCTCCTGCTTCTCTACCAGCTGGGCTGTCAGAGTCACCACCTCCTGCTCCACATCCCTAcatctacacagagagagaaatacagagagcgGGATAGAAGCAAAGCGAAAGGGTGTATTGGGGGAAAGGGAATGAGCAAGGTTAGCATAGTTTACATGTTTTCATTGTCTATGTAGCcctccctctccccgtctctctcaccTGTCCTGCAGGTTCTTCTTCATGCCCTCTGCCTCGCCCAGTTTGCTCTGAGCCTGCTGTAGCTCATTAAACAGGGTCATCATCTGAGCCTTCAGATTCTCCACCTCTGACACAGCCTGACACATAACAGAGAACAGTCCTTCAAACTGACAGTTCTGACCGAGAAGCTAAGGGTCAGGACATTGTAATGGGGACATTTAATAAAGTTAATATTCAGTTAAGAGTAAATAACACAACGCTTAGCACATTTGTGTTTTCTCTTCCTGTAATACACATGCTTTCCAGTTTTTTTACATTTAGGACACTCATTTGTGTTCtagttgatggtcactagacttgatactgaatgttatggATTGTTCATGTCTGAGAGTGATTGACGCCAGACTGGAGGTACAAGGACCGAGGACACTGATTCTTATTATATTCTGGGACAGTGTGATTCTGTAGCAGCTGATGTTGTgacttcctacaagcctctcAGCTGTTTTTTTACAGAACATTGGTGCTGTGAGACGAGAATATAAGGGCCTGCTTCTCTGCTTCTGTGCTGGAGGtgtctccctgttgcaacttgTATTAAACCACATTGATTTACTTTATCTGCAACTTATTTTAAATCACCTGGAAAATCCCTATTACATACTGTACATGAATACATTTCAATCTCAATTTCAATCCCTGTTCTTACAGGGTGAGAGACAAGCTCTTAACCAGCATATCTGTGTATCTACCTTCTCCTTCCCAGACTTATGTTGGGGCGTCTCCGCTGGTTCTGGCTCAGTACCACATGCTGTGGTGGCTAGTGCAGGGGAAACCACCTCTGGCAGTAGTGAGGTCTGTGTGGAGCTCTCCGTGTTAGTTTCTTTCTCCTCCAGCTCTGTGATTCTGAAAGACATAGGAACATCAGTCTTTGGTTCCACCCAAACATAAGCCCAGGCAGAAATGCGGCCTACCTGGATCTGGTAGCCTGGAGCTCGATTTGTAGCCTCTCCACCCTCTGGGTCTCCTTCCTCAGGGACTGGAGCAGCTGGCTGACAGTCAGCTCCTCAGACTCCTGCCTGGATACACTCATGTCATACCTGGGGTCCCTTTCATTATGATACAGCTCCTTTCCAGTATCCTctttctgcacacacacacacacacacacagcagtgctAAAATCAAGACACACACCCTTATAATATGAATGGATGGAGTGAGTGAGTGTTACTCACAGCAAACCTGATCTCTATGAAGGAGTCATCCTCTGACTCCTGACCTGTCTTGAGCTGGAGTTCAGAGTTCATGGCCACCAGGTCATTCTTCTCAGCCTGCAGACGCACCAGTTGGGCACGCAGCGCCTCCAGTTCTGCATTCTGATTGGCTGTCTCGGCCTGGAGGTGACACAGCACAGATAAGACAAAACAGTCTGCCCAGCAGTATATCTATCTATCCATATTCTACTATATATAAAAAACACACCATCTTTCTTTTCCAAGCCTCTTATTTTGTTATACAAAATCTAGCTAAATCTACAGAAAATCATCCATCCTCCATACAATAATTTCTTCCTTAATAAGGTGAATATGTGGTCTAGCCAGAGTAACCTTGTGAACATTAgccttccctttctccctctctcacctgtcccttcccctctccttctcctccctccagctCCTCCACCTTCATGCTGAGCTCCTGGTTGTGTGAGGAGAGGGCCTCCATGCGGCCGCGCGCCTCATCCAGCCTCCCCTCCAGgaacaccttctcctccctctgcttctccctccacacagacagaccctCGAAGCGCTCCTTCATCGACATGTTGGTTTGCTTCAGCGCCTCTACAGGGGAAGATACACAGAGAGTACATTACTGTAGAACGCACACAGAGCAGTCTCATAATCACATAATAATCACATAATCAGCCAATGCAAGACAATCAGAACCTCATATGCCATAACATCCTAATGTCCCCGCCCCATACAGTAGATTCTCAATGAGCTTTAAGGCTGAACCACATTCTGATCCCCTCTCCATGCCTCACCCTTCAGGTCTCGGTTCTCCTGGATGAGGCAGTTCATCTGCTGCAGCGTTTCCTCCAGGGTGCCTGTGGTGGGGCTGTGGCCGGGGTGGGAGCTAGGACCCCGGGAGATGTCCCCGTTCACCATGGGGGAGCTGGACGCCATCACTCTACAGCAAGGTGAGGAGGTGTGGAGACATGCAAATGGACAATACATTCTCAGACTATGGAATACACTAGAATGAGAATAGGGATTCTGATTCTAGGGAAGCCCCGTGCAAGGACAATCAAATGTTATATATTCCCTAGATCTGCATGCATCAAAACAACAGCACATGCCCTGTCAGAGGTGTGAAGGAATACTATTGCACACAATGACTCATGTACACTGGGCAATATCCGTTATTGAATAATCTTATCAGCAGCTGTCAGGGGGTAGGAAGCTCAGCAGCCTGCCTGAGTGTGCTAGCCACTTTTCATGTCATTTAATACATCTCCACAGGTCTGTGACTGAGTGTATATTGTAGCGACCTTAAAGGAACACCTAGCGAACTCCTCGAGGGGTTCAGACCTTTTGGTGTAACGGACCTCACTCAGTGTTTCCCAATTTCGGTGTGCGTTTCCATTTCTTCCCCagcactacacaactgattcaaataatcaactaatcatcaaacgtttgggcaaaaaccaaaacgtgcaccccttagGGTTGCGAGGACCgggtttgggaaacactggttaAACTGTAAAGGTTATGTGTCAAAAAAAGGTTGTGtgtcattccatggagggctaaTTGTCTGCtggttttcactcctcccttgtacttgattgctaaattaaggtcactgattagttaggaactcccctcacttgGTTGTTGGTCTTAATTGGACACAAATTGAAAGGAGGAACCAAAAACCAGCAGTCACtctgccctccatggaatgagtttgacacccctgggtttattgtgctttcaagacaactgggagctAGGGAAAAAACGAggtcgaatcatgacgtcagtgatcttaaGGTTCGGGAAGTCggcgctctagaaagaggcccgagttcccaacttggaattccgagttggatgaccgttcaaaacactttcaagtcggagctcgttttttttcTCCGAATACCCAGTTGTCATGAACGCATTTAACTCGGAAGATTTTCCAGTTTGTTTGAACGCGTCATAAGGTGTTGGCTTTCGCTGGACCGGTGGTTCAGTCCCAGTCGGGGCTAACCCCCAAATACTCTAAAATAACGTAACACATCAAAAACTGCTACACTACCGACTCAGAACATGGGTTGACTGACAGCTGTCAAGGCTGCCCCCTTTTCTCCTACTCCTTTCTCTTTCACTTCCTCATTTGAAATTCTACCTAACCTTACCTTCAACGATAAAACAATGTACCATATTTGACAGGTTCTTTAGCTAGCTTGGGTAAAAACAAGGTGAGAACGAAATCATACTTCCCAAACTGTTAGTGCGTCACATTACACCTAGGCCTAACAAATTAATCGCAATTTCAATACTCACACGTGATTAAAATACACCTTGAAAGAACTCGGATACTTCTTGTCGAAGATTAAAATACTTCTGTTTCGTTTTTCTTCGGACTTGTTATTGGTTTACAGCATTTCCCTGTCCTAGCGTCACGTCACAATAAGGGGTGTGTAATGATCAAATCTTCAATCAAATGGATAAATTTACGCTGGTTTGCCTTCAAAAACCGTAGATGAATCTATACATTTAGGAAGTCAGTGAATAGGCTGCGTTAGTGACACCCTCGAACTGACCCACAGAGCAGCTGACAGTGACGTAATGGACTGCTATTCCAGCGGGTTTTCCCTTAAGGAGTGACCTTGCACTTTTGGTTAAGGAGTGACATTTGCCTGGTAAACCCATTACATATGAGATCAGAAAGCCGACTACTCAATCATTTATTTGACAATTTCATTGGCGAATTGAGAATTTATTCAGCCTATATTGTAGACTATTTTCACATCAATCTAATGAAATAGGAAAGCCTTTTGCCTAATTTCCCCACCATCCGTCTACTGCACAATGACACTGTATAATTATAAAAACATAGAACCTGAGTAGTAAAATTAGTGTATGACTATGAAGGATGAGAGGCTATATGGGCACTTCTGAATGAACAATAGAGTGAGGTATAATTGGCTTGCCTTGGACGACAAACAAATGTTGTTGGTTTGCAGGTCATTcaaatgtccactagatggcaacatTCACTTGGAGAAAAAAAGTGCATGGAGTATCCCTGCAGCAAAGTCGGCTCGTCTCGTGTAGGCAGTTGTTCAGCCATATGAAATGtaaatcagaggaggctggtaggaggcgctataggaggacgggctcattgtatgGCTGGAAGGGAATCAATGGAACGTATCAAACGTatagaaaccacatgtttgactccgttcaatttattccattccagccatttcaatgagccagtcctcctatagctcgtcccaccagcctcctctgggtATGTATGTATCGCCATATGATATTAaaaagtaggcctacattatgtcATTGGCTATTTATTAACAATCACATATCGGTCTAATAAATGCTTACACATATTTGGACAAGCAAGCATGCCTACTGTTCATTGACAAAGAATTTAATGCACAACATAGACAAGACTACATTCATTTGATTTGCCTAAGAAAGCACACAATGCTTGACGTGTCAAAAATAATAaacaagcaacaacaacaaaagtaaCAGAATGAGAGCGTTACGCACACCAGCGCGCATGCCTGCATTCCTCCAAACCGTTTAAAATATTTCTGGAATAAGCCCATTAAAACGTTTTTGTAGTAAAACAGGGGCGGTTCAATGATTGGCTGTGTAAACTTTGGTGCAGTCTCATTGGTCGGAGAGATCTTTGAGAATGAAGGTGCTTTGAGGAGCCTTCTGGAATGTCTTTGAATGGGACTGGACTTGCGCTGCATCGGGCTCAAAAAATGCGCACTTAAACACTGGGTCATAACATTGGATTATCTGTCTGGATATACTTGAAGCTCTCTGTCTTTAACGGAATGACAAACGGACTCCAATGCTCAAATGGACTCAGATTAAACGCCGGGAGcaggtct
Protein-coding regions in this window:
- the LOC120050055 gene encoding optineurin-like isoform X2, coding for MASSSPMVNGDISRGPSSHPGHSPTTGTLEETLQQMNCLIQENRDLKEALKQTNMSMKERFEGLSVWREKQREEKVFLEGRLDEARGRMEALSSHNQELSMKVEELEGGEGEGKGQAETANQNAELEALRAQLVRLQAEKNDLVAMNSELQLKTGQESEDDSFIEIRFAKEDTGKELYHNERDPRYDMSVSRQESEELTVSQLLQSLRKETQRVERLQIELQATRSRITELEEKETNTESSTQTSLLPEVVSPALATTACGTEPEPAETPQHKSGKEKAVSEVENLKAQMMTLFNELQQAQSKLGEAEGMKKNLQDRCRDVEQEVVTLTAQLVEKQEVQSENDRLKLQVDSMKAQSQLEQRKAGEERTNLTQLKDAYTKLFEDYNELKQESKNREPLVTKEVGDLQTRLDAAEKALAAKQQQIDVMKQEMYQKEKELETISVFQAQAEVYSSDFYAERAAREKIHEEKERLFAQLEFVKKQNTQLQDEMDSLGRW
- the LOC120050056 gene encoding hemagglutinin/amebocyte aggregation factor-like encodes the protein MNGPNFYILLLAGVLVSGQELRWENQFDQPLQFNCPSRKSISHINSQHDNSYEDRVWDFECKDTFVSEPECHWSPYVNDLEQEFSFKCPNNYVLTGVNSYHSNPHEDRRWKFYCCRVNSYCNQDCQWTPYVNYFDEVISWQVPGLNYLVGAGSYHSNYYKDRRWRYQYCTRKSNC
- the LOC120050055 gene encoding optineurin-like isoform X1, encoding MASSSPMVNGDISRGPSSHPGHSPTTGTLEETLQQMNCLIQENRDLKEALKQTNMSMKERFEGLSVWREKQREEKVFLEGRLDEARGRMEALSSHNQELSMKVEELEGGEGEGKGQAETANQNAELEALRAQLVRLQAEKNDLVAMNSELQLKTGQESEDDSFIEIRFAKEDTGKELYHNERDPRYDMSVSRQESEELTVSQLLQSLRKETQRVERLQIELQATRSRITELEEKETNTESSTQTSLLPEVVSPALATTACGTEPEPAETPQHKSGKEKAVSEVENLKAQMMTLFNELQQAQSKLGEAEGMKKNLQDRCRDVEQEVVTLTAQLVEKQEVQSENDRLKLQVDSMKAQSQLEQRKAGEERTNLTQLKDAYTKLFEDYNELKQESKNREPLVTKEVGDLQTRLDAAEKALAAKQQQIDVMKQEMYQKEKELETISVFQAQAEVYSSDFYAERAAREKIHEEKERLFAQLEFVKKQNTQLQDEMDSLGRQSLSDMQRRHMPHGGNPHGGAGPHNMEGARGGDARDWQQQGNIPEHVCPKCNEILPDLDSLQIHIMDCII